The region CTGCCATTCTCTTCTCCCAGCTGTGTCTGGAGGGCCTCGAGACCCAGGCTGGCTGTGGGGCAGATAGGCCTCATGAGGCATCTCCTTCCTCCCAGCAGGCAAGAGACGCTACAATATTAAACTGTGGAAGACCTTTACTGACTGCTTCAACTGCCTGCCCATTGCTGCCATCGTGGATGAGAAGATCTTCTGCTGCCATGGAGGTGAGAGTGGCTCTGGGGTACATGTTGAAGGGTTCTTTGGGAAGGAAGAGCCCTGGGCCACATCCCGGGGAGCCCTGGGATGAGGCTGTTAGCTGGAGGATGTACTCCCCGTCACCTGGAAGACCTCTCCcagtggtcttgatttgcatgtCACTCTTTGTTTTGAGGCTTAAGCAAGTAacctgccctcccccaggcctgTCCCCAGACCTGCAGTCCATGGAGCAGATTCGGCGTATCATGCGGCCTACAGACGTGCCAGACCAGGGCCTGCTGTGTGACCTGCTGTGGTCTGACCCTGACAAGGACGTGCAGGGCTGGGGCGAGAATGACCGTGGTGTCTCCTTTACCTTTGGGGCTGAGGTAGTGGCCAAATTCCTGCACAAGCACGACTTGGACCTCATCTGCCGGGCACACCAGGTGGGCTGGCAgctctggggcaggggggagTGGGGCCTGGGTAGCTAGCACCTGCTGAACAAACTGCCCCCATCCTCATCCAGGTGGTAGAAGATGGCTATGAATTCTTTGCCAAGCGGCAGCTGGTGACTCTCTTCTCGGCTCCCAACTACTGTGGCGAGTTTGACAATGCAGGCGCCATGATGAGTGTGGATGAGACACTCATGTGCTCCTTCCAGGttgggatgggggaaggaagggggctGGTGACCCTGTGGCTTAGCCCATGAGTTTGACCAGCTCTGTCTTTTTTAGATCCTCAAGCCCGCTGACAAGAACAAGGGGAAATACGGGCAATTCAGTGGCTTGAACCCTGGAGGCCGGCCCATCACCCCACCCCGCAACTCCGCCAAAGCCAAGAAATAGCCTCCGCGTGCCCGCACTCTGTCCCAGATGGTGGATTTGTACAGAAATTACGTGGCCATAGGGGGTTCACACTGGCCCCCCAGGCCCACCTGTCACGGGGAACACGGAGccttggtgtattttttttttttttttttaatgaatcaataGCAGCGTCCAATCCCCCAGGGCCCCTTCTGCCTGCTATAGTGGTGGCAAGCAGGATCCTGGGGCTGAGGCTGCAGCTCAGGGCAAAGCAGGGCCAGATGTGGGTTTCCAGCCTTGCTTGGCCTCAGGGCTGGCCGACAGATCCTGGGGCAACCCATCTGGTCTCTTGAATAAAGGTCAAAGCTGGATTCTCGCCATGGCCTCTGTCTCCCTTGTCCCAAATACTGGGCCTGGCAGCCCTTCTGTCCAGGGCTGCTTGGGAGGATAGgcatgctgggcatggggcccCAGCTAGGGCAATCCCAGCCATAGGCTCAGGTCCATGGGGGCTTAGAATTCCAAGCTGGGGCCAGAGAGTATAGAGAAAACAGTTTGGTGACCACAAAGGATCCCAGAGGTGTGTCTAGGATTTAAGGGACAGACAAGTCATGATTGGCAAAAAAGGTAAATCAGCAGGGGCTCATAGCCCCTCTGTGATTTCTGTCCTGGGGAGGTAGGCTTAGGGAAGGCAGGTGTCCAGCCCTAGCCACATAGTTGGGAGTCTGGCCTAAAGGCCTATGGGAGGGGAATAACAGGGGGCCTCCCATCAGGTGGCAGCTCGGTGCAAAGCCTGGGAACAGACATGATTGGTTGGGAGTTAGAGAAGACAGGACCCAGGCTAGTCAGAGCCAGGAAGGACCTGGGGTGGCAGCAAGACCAGTGCTCCACTCCACAGCCCACCTTTATCAACCACCAGGGTGATTAGCCCCATCCCTGGGCTGctgctgggggaaggaggaggctgTGGTTTCATCTAATCCAGAGCCTCTGAACACAGTTCTCAGTTCAGCCTTCACCCTCACTATCTTCAGCCAGCACAGGGCTGGGGCCCGGAGGAGAGTGTACAGGAGCGAGGATGGAGCCAAAGAACAGCGAGCGGAACTGGAATGGAGGGAAGAGAAGTAGAGTGAGCTCTGGAGGCTGTTCCCTCCTTGTCTCCCACCCCTACCTCCATCTCCAGCCCCTACCTTCTTGGGTGGGGGAGTCCCAGGCTCTGTACTGGGCTCGGCTTCATGGTCTTCTGAGAAGGGGCCAGGGCTACAGGGGGGCCGGAGGCCAGGTGAAAGGGGGATGGAGGGTACTGCCCGGGAGCCCTTGCTGTCCGCAGTAGTTTCCATGGCAATCATGTAAGAGTCAATGTCGTCACTGGCAAAGTCATCCAGGTGGGGTGTGCTGCAGGCAAGGACAGGGTGTCAGTGAGTAGGAGGGTGAAAAGAGGGTACAGAGGCAGGACCCCTAGAGGAGTCGGAGTATTTGTAAAAGCCTTGTGACCACTGGTGGTCTCTTGACtttattactttcatttcatAGGAGGGGAAACGATGCAGTGGTTAAGTGGTGGTGTCTTCCTGCAGGGAGTGGACCTGGAATCTGTTTGATCAGAATTCAAATAGGGGCTTGAGGGAAGCATCCTGGGAGCCAGTTTAGCTCAGCTTGGGTAGAGAAGCCTCAAGTCCTCTGAACTAGGCCACCTGGGGCTAAAGCTCCCCCCTTCCCAGGAGACAGAGCTGGAGAGCACTGGGGCCCAGGGACTTGCTGGGCGGGGGGCCAGACCAAACTTCCTCTGCTTCCACTACATTGGGCCCATCATCCCCAGCCCACCTGCCCTTCCAGCCACCTGCTTTCCCCAGCCCGTcagccccctgcctcccagcagtCTGTTCCCTCCTTGGCCTGGGAAGAGGCTCTAAGGGGAGGACTCAGCCAGAGAAGGAAGCCAGCCCGACCTTGGGGACACTTCCCTGGGTGGGAGGGATCTCTGAGCACAGCTGACCAGGAAGACTGAGCCTGCAGGGCTGGAGAGAGCCGTAGCACTGGGCCCAACAGGAAGTGTATGTGCTGGGGGAGGTGCACACGCTGCAAGCAGTAGGCTCAGGCCAgggtgcagagagaggggagtggggaggcatGGGTAGGCAGGTGGGCTTCCTCACCTGTGAGCTTGGAGTGGAGGCGCAAGCCTGTGGAGCTCTGGGGAGCACAGGGCTGGGGAGTGCAGGTCCGACTCTGATAGTGTGGCCAGGACAAAGTGTCCATCCAGCAGAGAATCCTTGACAGCAAAGATGGCTGGCCTAGGCAGATGACAGGTCCTGGGCAAGGTCAGGGCCTTTTAGCTCTCagcatcccctcccctcctgaaGCTGGGAATTACCTGCCTGGTGCATCGAAGTGAACACTAAGAGACAAGTTTGCTGACTCTGCAAAGCTCAGGAGTCcctgggaggggagaagcagagcagtGAGGCCCTGGGCAGGACAGGAAGGACAGGGTGGTGTGTTGGGGGGAACCTCACCCGGAATTCCTTAAGGCAGAAAGTGATGGCCACCCCTTCTTGGGCCTGCAGCTGCTGGAAATCCTCCTCCCCAATGCTCATCTCGGTCACCATGGCTTTGACGGTGCTGTCTGTGGAGGCAGGAACAGGAGGAACCTAGGCTTCTAGGCcctaccccctcccaccccagctctgaCCCTGCCTAAGGCCATGTCTGGCTCTctcacctgcctcctcctcctggtaGCTGCGCAGGATGACCCTGCGGCCACAGCCAATGCCCAACGTCACTTCTGCCAgtgcaggggggaagggcagaacaGCCTCCCCCAGAACCCTgtggggcagggcgggggtggggggagtacaACATCACACACTCAGTCTTGCCCTGTGGCTTTGCTCTTGGAGCTGAGGCAGGGCTATGACACGTGTACCAGAGTCCAAGGGGATCCACCATGTGTGGGATGCCCTGGGAAGGAGGACAGGGTGAGCAGGACATGGGTCCTGCCCCATCCAAAGCTTTCAGGCTGTTGGGGGGAGAAGAGTCCACTGCAAGGGATGGGGCAGACAAGAGCATAGCCCAGAGGAGGCAACAGAAAGCATGGAATGTTTGCACTGGGCCAAACCAGGCAAGCAGCACCTGCCCACCCAGGGGGGGAAACCACACCCAGGCCATCCCTAGAAATTCAGCCTTCAGGAAAAAGGCCTTAAATCTCTGTCTTCTAGGAATACATGTTgacaaatatttacatatgaagTAACAATTGGAATTTGTCTCAAAACAATTGGAACGGGAGCAGAAGGGAGCAGACATCCACTTTTATACATATTTGAAACTGTCTGTAAGAAAAACaattgctcattaaaaaaaataataatagggatccctgggtggcgcagcggtttggcgccggcctttggcccagggcgcgatcctggagaccccggatcgaatcccacatcaggctcccggtacatggagcctgccttctccctctacctgtgtctctgcccctctctctctctctctctgtgactatcataaataaataaaaaaatgaaaaaaaaatattaaaaataataataataataataaagctccAAAATCCAGACCAGAGGTgatatccttctctctctctacccaaaGGAGTCCTAAGCAGCATTACCTcaacagaactcagaaaaacagaCTCAAGACCCAAAGCAAACTTCAAATTATCATACCCTATGgctacaaaaagaaatgaacGTTACCTTGGGTTACTCGGATGCAAGCAGCATCCagcatggggtgggaggggagccaTCCCTCTCTACATTGGTCTTCTGCAGGAACCTTTGCCTCCTCTGTAGACTCCATCTCCCAGGCCCTGCATAGCCCCTAGGTGTGCTCTGATTTTCCCAGGACAGCCATACCCACACAGCTGCTGATCCAGGTTGCCCTCCTGGAGCATGGCCTCCCTGTCCAGCCTCCTTCCTTGGCCTGTGGACTTCTCAAGTAGATGGGAAGAGAGGCTGCCCTTGAAATAGAGAACACTCCCAGAAAGATGACTACTCCAGAGAAGAATTTGGAGCCCCTGAGCCAGAAAGTGAAAGATGGACATTCAAGGCTCCTGAAGCCCAAGGAAGGGGACTTAAGGGCAAGCAAGAGACCTGCTTCCTAAAAGGAGAGTCAGAAGGAGTCCAAGTGGCCAGAAAGCCAAGCCGGATCTTTAGGGTGGAGAATGCAGATTCCTGGACACAGTGAGGAGCACAGAGCAATGCCCTCCTCTATTCCAGCCTCTGCCCTTAAAGAGCCAGACCTGAAAGCAAACTGATCTGGACTAATTCTTTGAGGTTCACAGAAACTCTgtagagaaaatgaagaaggtGTCTTCTCAAATTGGCCCTTGAagctccaaaaaataaaaaacgacCCACATTCAGTCTGTAGCCAGAGGGACACACTCACCGTGCTGGGGCACGGAGTACATGGGGGCACAAGGCTGGGTCGAAGACGGCCTGCAGGGACTCGCAGTCCTGGAAGGACAGGTTGTGAGTCTTCCTCACCCCTGGATGGGCAGATGGGGTCTCAGTGGGTTTTGCTaacctccacccctccaccccagggaTTCCTcggccagccagctgccccctcACCGTATTTGCAGTGTAGCTGGACCACCAGGCAGCTGCTCCTGCCATTCAGTGAGATGCAGCATTTCTCCACAGTCTTCTCCACCGTTGCCAGCGAGCGGAAGACAGCCAGGAACGACTGTGCAAGGGAAACCCATCAGCCCAATGGCCTCCACCAACCAGCTTCCACATCCCATGTAGGCCCTGGCCATCCCAGGCTCAGCACTGTCACACTAGAGAGGGAGCTCCCACAACATGCAGAACACTTATGCTTTTCCAGGCCTTTCTCTGTTCATGCTATCACACCTGTCTGGGACGCCTTGAAAGATCTGCTTACTTTTCAATATCACCACTCTCTCCAGGTCCCTGGCAGGATCTATtaccctctccccagctcccatTACCCTCTGTGGTGTCTCTACTGTACACCTCAATGCATTTTACATTGGTTTGCTCCTGCAtacacccccctccccagtcaGGATCTTCTGAATGCCCCAGGGTGGACCCATtcctggttgggggtggggtgggggtaacACCTCACCTTCATCAAGATCTTACAGCGCAGGGCTTCCTGACCAGAGGTGGCGGCCTGGTACTGCTGGAAGAAGAGTGGGGCAAAGAGGAAGCAGGcataggcagagcgagaggaGTTCACCGTCCGAAGAGAGAGCTGGGCCaggaagagcagggagagggatggggtCAGGGGGCAGAAACAGGCTCTGTCCTCTGTCTGGCTTCTGCTCACACCTGTCCTAatgtcctcctcctccaccattACCTGTTGAaatcctccctctccttccagtcAGCGACTGCcttctccatgaagccttccctgagtCCCTGGTGGCAAGGGCCCTACACAACCGTCAGCACACACTGCCTTTTTTCCCTAGTtacccgccacccccccccccaaacacacacaaggCACTTCGGGGAGGGCAATGGCTCTCGATCCACACACCGGCCTGGGAAGATGACAGGACCCAATCTGACACCCCAAcaccggtggggggggggcaaccTCGGCAGACAATTCTGCCCAAGGGCATCTAGCCTGACACGAGGTGAAGCTGGCTCCCGATTGTGACCCCCCTCACCCCGTCCTCCAGGGGCTCCAGGTAGAGCTCGTCCCCGATGCGGGACAGGGAATGGACGGCCTTGCCGAGCACTgcggggaagagaagagaaacgGGTTAGGCTGGCGTCTCCCGCGGTCCCAcgtgcccccgcccccgggggccccGAACTCACCCTTCACGTTGCCGCCGGTGACCAAACACTTCATGCTGCCCCCAGCGCCGAGGTCGGGCCTGGCCTCCGACCGGGCTGGGTCTGGCGGCTGGCCCGCGCCGAGCCCTACCCAGCCCGCCCGCGGCTCCGGTCCCGGTCTCACCAGCCGCCGCCAAGCGGCCCGGTGTTCCCTTCCCGCGCACCGCCCCTcggaagccccgcccccgccttctCATTGGTCCACACGCCGGCGCCTCCGTCACGTGAGAAAACGCTCGGGTGCTCCGCCGTCACGTGACGGGGTGCACGGTGAGGGGCGGGCCGCGGTCACCGGAGCCGGGAGCGCGGGGCCCCGGCCGTTCCGCGCCTCTGGGGCGCCGGCCGGCCTGGCGGGGCCTCGGCGGCTGCGCACCTGGACACCAAGAGCACTAAGTCCCCGGCGCGAGGCAGCGAGCACGTGTGCGGGCGAGCCCTCCTGGGTCGCTTCGTACCGGTGTTCCTGGGCGCCTGTCTGGACATGGGGTCGAGCTGGAGCGTCCCGGGGACGCAGGCAGCAGCCACCAGCTCTAACGAGATGAAAGCGGTTTCCTGCAGGATCCCAGCGTGGGAGAGTGGCTGTTCGTTGTGGCTTCGAGGATCCGTCATTGACCCTTGGAGAACGGAAGATTCTGGGGGCTCAAAGGAGTAGAAGGGTGTACCTAGCAGGGGGAGCGGGAGGAAAGGGGCATTGGTGCGTAGGCTCTGGCCCTCGTGGAGGGAACTGGCCTGTGAGCCTTGCAGAGGGATGAAGGCTGCCAAATGGTGGGGGACACCAGTGGGAAGCGCTGGAAACGTTATAAGAGAGTAAAGTCACGTTTATGGGGTCATTTTAAAAAAGCCTCCAGGGCTGTGCAGAAGGAGGCGGTTCGTCAGGGAATTTTCCCCCtcgccctgggctctgggctccaaGTCTGCAAAGTGGAAGGGAAGTCCCTAAGGGATTTCCTGAACTCAAGTCCCCACAGCATCCAGGTTCTGTAGGGCCTTTCAGGGCCCTGGGCATCCCCACATTTCTTAGGACTTGCTTGGCCCTGCCCTTCTGGTATTGTCTGCAGTGAGGAGTGGTGTTTGTCTACCAGCCGTTTGCCCTCCAGCTCCTGGCCTGTGATTCtggacccccaccccccttgcccTCAGTGTCCGTGCCATCACCAGCCTTCTCTAGAGCACTGGGGGAGGCTATTCTTGCCTTCCATGGGGG is a window of Vulpes lagopus strain Blue_001 chromosome 11, ASM1834538v1, whole genome shotgun sequence DNA encoding:
- the PPP1CA gene encoding serine/threonine-protein phosphatase PP1-alpha catalytic subunit, whose translation is MSDSEKLNLDSIIGRLLEVQGSRPGKNVQLTENEIRGLCLKSREIFLSQPILLELEAPLKICGDIHGQYYDLLRLFEYGGFPPESNYLFLGDYVDRGKQSLETICLLLAYKIKYPENFFLLRGNHECASINRIYGFYDECKRRYNIKLWKTFTDCFNCLPIAAIVDEKIFCCHGGLSPDLQSMEQIRRIMRPTDVPDQGLLCDLLWSDPDKDVQGWGENDRGVSFTFGAEVVAKFLHKHDLDLICRAHQVVEDGYEFFAKRQLVTLFSAPNYCGEFDNAGAMMSVDETLMCSFQILKPADKNKGKYGQFSGLNPGGRPITPPRNSAKAKK
- the RAD9A gene encoding cell cycle checkpoint control protein RAD9A isoform X3, translating into MKCLVTGGNVKVLGKAVHSLSRIGDELYLEPLEDGQYQAATSGQEALRCKILMKSFLAVFRSLATVEKTVEKCCISLNGRSSCLVVQLHCKYGVRKTHNLSFQDCESLQAVFDPALCPHVLRAPARVLGEAVLPFPPALAEVTLGIGCGRRVILRSYQEEEADSTVKAMVTEMSIGEEDFQQLQAQEGVAITFCLKEFRGLLSFAESANLSLSVHFDAPGRTCHLPRPAIFAVKDSLLDGHFVLATLSESDLHSPALCSPELHRLAPPLQAHSTPHLDDFASDDIDSYMIAMETTADSKGSRAVPSIPLSPGLRPPCSPGPFSEDHEAEPSTEPGTPPPKKFRSLFFGSILAPVHSPPGPSPVLAEDSEGEG
- the RAD9A gene encoding cell cycle checkpoint control protein RAD9A isoform X2 is translated as MKCLVTGGNVKVLGKAVHSLSRIGDELYLEPLEDGLSLRTVNSSRSAYACFLFAPLFFQQYQAATSGQEALRCKILMKSFLAVFRSLATVEKTVEKCCISLNGRSSCLVVQLHCKYGVRKTHNLSFQDCESLQAVFDPALCPHVLRAPARVLGEAVLPFPPALAEVTLGIGCGRRVILRSYQEEEADSTVKAMVTEMSIGEEDFQQLQAQEGVAITFCLKEFRGLLSFAESANLSLSVHFDAPGRPAIFAVKDSLLDGHFVLATLSESDLHSPALCSPELHRLAPPLQAHSTPHLDDFASDDIDSYMIAMETTADSKGSRAVPSIPLSPGLRPPCSPGPFSEDHEAEPSTEPGTPPPKKFRSLFFGSILAPVHSPPGPSPVLAEDSEGEG
- the RAD9A gene encoding cell cycle checkpoint control protein RAD9A isoform X1 yields the protein MKCLVTGGNVKVLGKAVHSLSRIGDELYLEPLEDGLSLRTVNSSRSAYACFLFAPLFFQQYQAATSGQEALRCKILMKSFLAVFRSLATVEKTVEKCCISLNGRSSCLVVQLHCKYGVRKTHNLSFQDCESLQAVFDPALCPHVLRAPARVLGEAVLPFPPALAEVTLGIGCGRRVILRSYQEEEADSTVKAMVTEMSIGEEDFQQLQAQEGVAITFCLKEFRGLLSFAESANLSLSVHFDAPGRTCHLPRPAIFAVKDSLLDGHFVLATLSESDLHSPALCSPELHRLAPPLQAHSTPHLDDFASDDIDSYMIAMETTADSKGSRAVPSIPLSPGLRPPCSPGPFSEDHEAEPSTEPGTPPPKKFRSLFFGSILAPVHSPPGPSPVLAEDSEGEG